The following coding sequences lie in one Lentilactobacillus sp. SPB1-3 genomic window:
- a CDS encoding phosphate ABC transporter substrate-binding protein PstS family protein, producing MRKQTLINICIGILLVFGVGYAYTTRNSSETTGESITAVGSTALQPLVEAASEEYIASHPGMFINVQGGGSGTGLSQIESGAVQMGNSDLFAEEKSGINSQKLVDHRVAVVGVAPIVNKDTGVRSLTTNQLIKVFTGKITNWQQLGGKNIPVTLINRSQGSGTRVTFEEYGLKGKESAVAQEQDSSGTVRQIVSTTPGAISYVAFGYLNKSVASVKLNGVAPTAANVKNNRWKIWSYEHIYTNGQPKGLTKSFLSFLNSRHIQKELFQKLGYISVNDMQYQRSWDGNISKEVGE from the coding sequence ATGCGAAAACAGACACTTATTAATATTTGTATCGGCATTTTATTAGTATTTGGAGTTGGCTATGCTTATACCACTAGGAATAGTTCTGAAACTACTGGAGAATCAATTACCGCTGTTGGTTCGACAGCCCTGCAACCACTGGTTGAAGCTGCCAGTGAGGAATACATTGCTAGTCATCCTGGGATGTTTATCAATGTTCAGGGTGGCGGTTCAGGTACTGGTCTTAGTCAAATCGAATCTGGGGCAGTTCAAATGGGAAACTCCGACTTGTTTGCCGAAGAAAAAAGTGGGATCAATTCCCAAAAATTAGTTGATCACCGAGTTGCCGTGGTTGGTGTAGCACCTATCGTTAATAAAGATACCGGTGTCAGGTCATTAACTACCAACCAATTAATTAAAGTTTTTACCGGCAAGATTACCAACTGGCAACAACTTGGTGGCAAAAATATTCCAGTAACATTGATTAATCGGTCACAGGGGAGCGGAACTCGTGTGACATTTGAAGAATATGGTTTAAAGGGCAAAGAAAGTGCGGTTGCTCAAGAGCAAGATTCATCTGGAACGGTTAGACAAATTGTTAGCACAACTCCTGGGGCAATCAGTTATGTGGCGTTTGGTTATCTAAATAAATCGGTAGCGTCGGTTAAACTGAATGGTGTAGCCCCAACGGCTGCGAATGTTAAGAACAATCGTTGGAAAATTTGGTCTTATGAACACATCTACACGAACGGCCAACCTAAAGGATTAACTAAATCTTTTCTATCGTTTCTAAATAGTCGGCATATTCAAAAGGAATTATTTCAAAAGTTAGGCTATATTTCCGTCAACGATATGCAGTATCAACGTTCTTGGGACGGTAATATTTCAAAAGAAGTGGGTGAGTAA
- the pstC gene encoding phosphate ABC transporter permease subunit PstC, with product MENKKLASQLLKKSKTARYERFGRLISLAALLLIMLVVVSIIVFVASKGISTFTNDHISLKDFFLGTIWNPGTNTPSGHPAVGALPMIIGSFLVTLLAALVATPFAIGTAVYMTEISPKRGAKFLQPVIELLVGIPSVVYGFIGLSVVVPFVRNVFGGSGFGILSGTFVLFVMILPTIVSMTVDALKSVPNYYRQASLALGATTWQTIWKVVLRSATPGILTAIVFGMARAFGEALAVQMVIGNAALMPHSLVSPASTLTSVLTSGMGNTVMGSLQNDALWSLALVLLFMSLFFNLLVHFIGRKGAFKK from the coding sequence TTGGAAAACAAAAAGTTAGCATCACAGCTCTTAAAAAAATCTAAAACTGCTCGTTATGAACGGTTTGGTCGACTTATCAGTCTGGCAGCATTGTTATTGATTATGCTAGTCGTTGTCAGCATCATCGTCTTTGTGGCTTCTAAGGGAATTTCCACATTTACTAACGATCATATTTCTTTAAAAGATTTCTTCTTGGGTACGATATGGAACCCAGGAACTAACACTCCTAGCGGTCATCCTGCCGTTGGTGCATTACCTATGATCATTGGATCATTCTTAGTGACACTCTTGGCAGCGTTAGTTGCAACACCATTTGCCATCGGAACCGCAGTTTACATGACCGAGATTTCGCCTAAAAGAGGAGCAAAATTCCTGCAACCAGTGATTGAGTTGTTAGTGGGAATTCCATCAGTTGTGTATGGATTCATTGGTCTTTCAGTAGTTGTGCCGTTTGTTAGAAATGTGTTTGGCGGATCAGGATTCGGGATCCTCTCAGGAACTTTTGTCCTCTTCGTAATGATCTTACCAACAATTGTTTCCATGACAGTTGATGCATTAAAGTCGGTACCTAACTACTATCGGCAAGCATCTCTCGCCCTAGGAGCCACCACTTGGCAAACTATCTGGAAAGTAGTTCTTCGTTCCGCAACTCCTGGTATCCTAACTGCAATCGTATTCGGAATGGCGCGGGCGTTTGGTGAAGCACTTGCTGTGCAAATGGTAATTGGTAACGCGGCTTTGATGCCTCACAGCCTGGTTTCGCCAGCTTCCACACTAACGTCAGTGTTAACTTCAGGAATGGGTAATACGGTCATGGGATCACTACAAAACGATGCTCTCTGGTCGCTAGCACTGGTACTTTTATTCATGTCGTTATTCTTCAACCTACTGGTTCACTTCATTGGTCGGAAAGGGGCATTTAAAAAATGA
- the pstA gene encoding phosphate ABC transporter permease PstA — translation MKTQSQSRFAIGVLKGIAVCVVLILAFLLGYIFITGLPNVSWGFLTKPAKAFQAGGGVGIQLFNSFYLLILAMLISTPIALGAAIYLNEYAKDNWFTSTIRTMIEILSSLPSVVVGLFGFLLFVVQFNYGFSILSGALTLTIFNLPLLTRSMEDSLASVSDDQRQGGLGLGLSKFETITHIVVPAALPGIISGMILSSGRIFGEAAALIYTAGQSAPALNFGDWNPFNIDSPLSPLRPAETLAVHIWKINSEGIMPDLTQVSSGASAVLVLAILIFNLSARYFGRKIFEKMTSAK, via the coding sequence ATGAAAACTCAATCACAGAGTCGATTTGCAATCGGCGTCTTAAAAGGGATAGCAGTCTGTGTTGTCCTGATCCTAGCATTTTTATTGGGTTATATTTTTATCACCGGATTACCAAATGTCAGCTGGGGCTTTCTGACTAAACCTGCTAAAGCTTTCCAGGCTGGTGGTGGAGTAGGAATTCAACTTTTTAACTCATTTTACTTACTAATTTTAGCGATGCTGATATCAACACCGATCGCTTTAGGTGCCGCTATTTACTTGAATGAGTATGCTAAAGATAATTGGTTCACTTCTACTATTCGCACCATGATTGAAATCTTAAGTTCATTACCCTCTGTGGTAGTCGGGCTGTTCGGATTCTTGTTATTCGTCGTTCAGTTCAACTATGGATTCTCCATCTTATCTGGGGCTCTCACGTTAACGATTTTTAACCTACCACTGTTGACTAGAAGCATGGAAGACTCGCTAGCTAGTGTGTCTGATGATCAACGCCAAGGAGGACTTGGCCTAGGACTATCAAAATTTGAAACGATTACCCATATCGTTGTTCCGGCAGCACTCCCAGGAATTATCAGTGGGATGATTCTTTCATCAGGGCGAATCTTTGGTGAAGCTGCTGCCTTGATCTACACAGCTGGACAAAGTGCCCCAGCATTGAATTTTGGCGATTGGAATCCATTCAATATCGACAGTCCATTGAGCCCGTTGCGACCTGCTGAAACTCTGGCGGTCCACATTTGGAAAATTAATTCTGAAGGAATCATGCCTGACTTGACCCAAGTTTCTTCTGGCGCATCAGCAGTGTTAGTGTTGGCGATTCTAATCTTTAATTTATCTGCACGTTACTTCGGTCGGAAAATATTTGAAAAGATGACTTCAGCAAAATAG
- the pstB gene encoding phosphate ABC transporter ATP-binding protein PstB, with protein MEDMLSNQTQERFIYQFDENDEIAMATKDLQVFYGDSLAMSNADLTFKKNTITALIGPSGSGKSTYLRSLNRMNDDVATVKGQILYQGVDINQPGIDVYEVRRRIGMVFQRPNPFAKSIYDNITFALKRRGIHDKHQLDEIVETTLKEAAVWDQVKDSLNKSALALSGGQAQRVCIARALAVRPDVLLLDEPASALDPVSTVQLEQTLQELKKDYTIIIVTHNMQQAARLSDYTVFFNLGEAIEYNKTRKIFTRPKIKLTEDYVSGNFG; from the coding sequence ATGGAAGACATGTTAAGTAATCAAACTCAAGAGCGCTTTATTTATCAATTTGATGAAAATGATGAAATTGCTATGGCAACAAAAGATCTGCAAGTGTTTTATGGTGATTCATTAGCGATGAGTAATGCCGACCTAACATTTAAAAAGAATACCATCACGGCTTTGATTGGTCCTTCCGGTTCTGGTAAGTCAACTTATCTAAGAAGTCTCAACCGAATGAATGATGATGTTGCGACTGTTAAAGGCCAAATCTTGTATCAGGGTGTTGATATTAATCAGCCTGGTATTGATGTTTACGAAGTTCGCCGACGAATCGGGATGGTTTTTCAACGACCTAATCCATTTGCTAAGTCAATTTATGACAACATTACCTTCGCACTTAAACGTCGCGGGATTCACGATAAGCATCAGTTGGATGAAATCGTTGAAACCACGTTAAAAGAAGCTGCAGTCTGGGATCAAGTCAAAGATTCTTTGAACAAGAGTGCCCTGGCATTATCCGGTGGGCAGGCGCAGCGAGTTTGTATCGCTCGAGCCTTAGCGGTCAGACCAGATGTTTTGTTACTAGATGAACCTGCGTCAGCTTTGGATCCTGTATCGACAGTGCAACTAGAACAAACTCTGCAAGAATTAAAGAAAGATTACACGATTATTATTGTCACTCATAACATGCAACAAGCTGCTCGACTAAGTGATTACACGGTATTCTTTAATCTAGGTGAAGCAATTGAGTACAATAAAACTAGAAAAATCTTTACCCGACCAAAAATTAAACTAACTGAAGATTATGTATCCGGAAACTTTGGGTAG
- the pstB gene encoding phosphate ABC transporter ATP-binding protein PstB produces MSEPIISSKHLDLFYGDFQALRDINLDFEDHEISALIGSSGCGKSTFLRSLNRMNDMIDNVTITGSVQFRGKNIYAPQTNLVELRKEIGMVFQQPNPFPFSVYDNVTYGLKIAGIKDKAKLDEIVERSLRQAAVWDEVKDHLYDNALSFSGGQQQRICIARVLAVSPDIILMDEPTSALDPISSAKIENTLLDLKEQYTIVIVTHNLQQASRISDKTAFFMDGTVIEYDKTSKIFVNPENQKTEDYVSGRFG; encoded by the coding sequence ATGAGTGAACCAATTATTTCATCAAAACATTTAGATTTATTTTACGGTGATTTTCAGGCTCTAAGAGATATTAATTTGGATTTTGAAGATCATGAGATATCTGCCTTAATTGGGTCATCGGGATGTGGAAAATCCACGTTTTTACGATCTTTAAACAGAATGAATGACATGATCGACAATGTGACGATTACTGGCTCAGTTCAGTTTAGAGGTAAAAATATTTATGCTCCACAAACCAACTTGGTTGAATTAAGAAAAGAAATTGGGATGGTCTTTCAACAACCTAATCCGTTTCCGTTTTCAGTTTATGACAACGTCACTTACGGTCTTAAAATTGCTGGGATCAAAGACAAAGCCAAGTTAGATGAAATTGTGGAACGCAGCTTACGACAAGCAGCGGTTTGGGATGAAGTTAAGGATCATCTGTACGACAACGCTCTATCATTCTCAGGTGGTCAACAACAACGAATTTGTATCGCTCGGGTGTTAGCAGTGTCACCAGACATCATCTTGATGGATGAGCCAACATCAGCCTTAGATCCCATTTCTAGTGCCAAGATTGAAAATACTTTACTGGATTTAAAGGAACAGTACACGATTGTAATCGTGACGCATAACTTGCAACAGGCCTCTCGAATTTCAGATAAAACGGCATTTTTCATGGATGGTACCGTGATTGAGTACGACAAGACCAGTAAAATTTTTGTTAATCCAGAAAATCAAAAAACTGAAGACTACGTATCAGGTAGATTCGGATAG
- the phoU gene encoding phosphate signaling complex protein PhoU, producing MGKIFDEELTALKADFMKMAALVRDAVANSGQAFIDHDVDAANAVIDHDHEINELQTYLEKRSFELIALYQPVTTDLREVVGVLKSVTDLERAGDHARNIARSTVKIKGQDRIPEVEKVIATMVNEVVKEYSQSIDAYVAVDDSRAKETASIFNEEINGLYNGVASPSYRTMTEKPDILNSAIIYLNVAKDLSRISDYSTNICEWTVYLATGKIIELG from the coding sequence ATGGGAAAAATATTTGACGAAGAGTTGACAGCCCTTAAGGCTGACTTCATGAAGATGGCAGCGCTAGTTAGGGATGCAGTTGCTAACAGTGGCCAAGCATTTATCGATCATGATGTCGATGCAGCAAATGCGGTAATTGATCACGATCATGAAATCAATGAGTTACAAACTTATCTGGAAAAACGGTCGTTTGAACTGATTGCGTTGTATCAGCCAGTCACCACTGACTTACGAGAGGTAGTTGGCGTGCTTAAAAGCGTGACGGATTTAGAACGGGCTGGAGATCACGCCCGCAATATTGCCAGGTCAACCGTCAAGATCAAAGGTCAGGACCGAATCCCTGAGGTCGAAAAAGTGATCGCAACGATGGTCAACGAAGTTGTTAAAGAATATTCACAGTCAATTGATGCTTACGTAGCAGTTGATGATAGTCGTGCCAAAGAAACGGCTAGCATTTTCAATGAAGAAATTAATGGCCTGTATAACGGTGTAGCATCACCAAGTTATCGCACAATGACTGAGAAACCAGATATCTTGAACTCAGCAATCATTTATTTAAATGTTGCCAAGGATCTTAGTCGAATTTCTGATTACAGTACTAACATTTGTGAGTGGACAGTTTATCTAGCCACTGGAAAAATTATCGAACTAGGTTAA
- a CDS encoding PspC domain-containing protein, producing MKWLNTIKRSTTDRWVAGVLGGISQSLNWNSTLVRVLFLVLLFVPIINIIIIVGYIAAVIIMPTDGSTGSFFDLFKGFNQKQPDNSRKVIHSVEEHDVDDNKGE from the coding sequence ATGAAATGGTTAAACACTATTAAACGATCTACGACTGATCGCTGGGTTGCCGGTGTTTTAGGCGGAATTTCTCAGTCGCTTAACTGGAATTCAACGTTAGTTAGAGTATTATTCTTGGTGTTACTATTTGTTCCAATTATTAATATCATAATAATAGTCGGTTATATCGCTGCTGTGATCATTATGCCAACGGATGGATCAACTGGTTCTTTCTTTGATTTGTTCAAGGGATTCAATCAAAAGCAGCCGGATAATTCACGAAAAGTTATCCATAGTGTTGAAGAACACGATGTCGACGATAATAAAGGAGAATAA
- a CDS encoding phage holin family protein: protein MRFLWSLLINTVLFMAISGFLPNYFYVASFGIAFLAAFVLAFLNFLIKPILKLLSLPITVLTFGLFSLVINGFILELTSRIVGSGFEFSSFWIAIIVAILMSILNSIITGFFSREVH, encoded by the coding sequence ATGCGCTTTTTATGGAGTTTATTGATTAACACAGTTTTATTCATGGCAATTAGTGGTTTCTTACCAAATTATTTTTATGTAGCTAGCTTCGGAATTGCATTCTTAGCAGCCTTTGTTTTAGCATTCTTGAATTTCTTGATCAAACCAATTTTAAAGCTCTTGTCATTACCAATTACAGTATTGACCTTTGGATTATTTAGTTTAGTTATCAATGGATTTATTTTGGAATTAACATCCAGAATCGTTGGTTCTGGTTTTGAATTCTCATCATTTTGGATCGCAATAATTGTGGCAATTTTGATGTCGATCTTGAACAGCATCATTACTGGATTCTTTTCACGAGAAGTCCATTAA
- the hprK gene encoding HPr(Ser) kinase/phosphatase — protein sequence MADSVTIADLVKMARLDVYSGEDYLEERSVSTSDISRPGLELTGFFNYYPSKRIQLLGITEISYSKGLSHEELLKVMRQMCQPETPAFVISTQLDPPEELIEAAEEKRIPILGSKLTTSRVLSNMTNYLEEKLAERQSIHGVLVDVYGLGILITGDSGVGKSETALELVKRGHRLIADDRVEVYQQDEQTLMGEAPAILKHLLEIRGIGIIDVMTLFGTGAVRSRTKVALIIHLANFSKDAKYDRLGNGTEDVKFFDVTVPKMTIPVKTGRNLAIIIEAAAMNFRAQSMGYDATETFDRNLNNLIKVNSKKDELEKKQADETKKENQEALSDSDKPEDKADSKD from the coding sequence TTGGCAGACAGTGTGACGATTGCTGATTTAGTTAAGATGGCAAGATTGGATGTTTACTCTGGTGAAGACTATCTTGAGGAACGCAGTGTCTCTACTAGTGACATTTCGCGGCCTGGTTTGGAATTAACTGGCTTTTTTAATTATTACCCATCGAAACGAATCCAACTGTTAGGAATTACCGAAATTTCATACTCAAAGGGGCTATCTCACGAAGAACTGTTGAAGGTTATGAGGCAGATGTGTCAGCCTGAAACACCTGCATTTGTGATTTCTACTCAACTAGATCCACCTGAAGAGTTGATCGAAGCTGCTGAAGAGAAGCGCATTCCCATTTTAGGTTCTAAGCTAACCACTTCACGGGTATTAAGTAACATGACGAACTACCTTGAAGAAAAGCTAGCAGAACGCCAATCTATCCATGGTGTTTTAGTGGATGTGTATGGTTTGGGAATCTTGATCACTGGTGATAGTGGAGTTGGTAAAAGTGAAACGGCTCTTGAGTTAGTTAAACGGGGCCATCGACTAATTGCTGATGACCGAGTTGAAGTTTATCAACAGGATGAACAAACCTTAATGGGAGAAGCTCCTGCCATTTTGAAGCATTTGTTGGAGATTCGGGGAATCGGTATCATTGATGTAATGACTTTGTTTGGAACTGGTGCCGTTAGAAGCCGAACCAAAGTCGCACTGATCATTCACTTAGCCAACTTCTCCAAAGATGCTAAATATGATCGTCTGGGAAATGGAACTGAAGATGTTAAATTCTTTGATGTGACTGTGCCTAAGATGACCATTCCAGTTAAAACCGGTCGAAATTTAGCTATCATTATTGAAGCTGCTGCCATGAACTTCCGTGCTCAAAGCATGGGTTATGATGCAACGGAGACATTCGACCGTAACTTAAACAATCTAATTAAAGTGAATAGTAAAAAAGATGAGCTTGAAAAAAAGCAAGCGGATGAAACTAAGAAAGAAAACCAGGAAGCCTTATCTGATTCTGACAAACCGGAAGATAAAGCGGATAGCAAAGATTAG
- the lgt gene encoding prolipoprotein diacylglyceryl transferase has product MTNSVLLALNPIAFNLGPIQVHWYGIIIATGVILAVALAVAEGNRQGIKDDDIYDMILWALPAALICARAYYVIFQWSYYSANPGEIIKIWDGGIAIYGSLIGAMIVVILFCRNRHIPVWKMLDVAAPTVIMAQAIGRWGNFMNQEAFGKVTSLHFLQGLHLPNFIINQMYISGAYRQPTFLYESVWSFLGFLLLISLRHNPQLFKRGEVFLTYVMWYSFGRFFVEGMRTDSLYWGPLRVSQILSICLFVGSLIIFIVRRHRNNDVWYVDDNSKQKIKGEV; this is encoded by the coding sequence TTGACAAATTCAGTGTTACTGGCTTTAAATCCAATTGCCTTTAATTTAGGACCGATTCAGGTTCATTGGTATGGAATTATTATTGCCACTGGAGTGATTTTAGCGGTGGCCTTAGCCGTTGCTGAGGGTAATCGTCAAGGCATTAAAGATGATGACATTTATGACATGATCTTGTGGGCGTTACCAGCAGCCTTGATTTGTGCTCGAGCTTACTATGTTATTTTCCAGTGGAGTTATTACAGTGCCAATCCAGGTGAGATCATTAAAATTTGGGATGGTGGAATCGCCATTTATGGTTCTTTGATCGGGGCGATGATCGTCGTCATCCTATTCTGTCGTAACAGACATATCCCAGTCTGGAAGATGCTCGACGTGGCCGCTCCAACAGTTATCATGGCGCAGGCCATTGGTAGATGGGGTAACTTTATGAACCAAGAAGCGTTCGGTAAAGTTACGTCGTTACACTTTTTACAAGGATTACATTTACCAAATTTTATTATTAACCAGATGTATATTTCTGGAGCCTATCGTCAACCCACATTCTTGTATGAATCAGTTTGGAGCTTCTTAGGATTCCTATTGCTGATCTCACTGCGACATAATCCACAGTTATTTAAACGAGGGGAGGTTTTCCTCACATACGTCATGTGGTATTCATTCGGTAGGTTTTTCGTTGAGGGAATGAGAACGGATAGCTTGTATTGGGGACCATTAAGGGTTTCGCAAATTCTCTCAATCTGTTTGTTTGTTGGCTCATTAATTATTTTTATTGTACGTCGCCATCGAAACAACGATGTTTGGTATGTTGATGACAATTCAAAGCAGAAGATTAAAGGAGAAGTTTAA
- a CDS encoding NAD(P)H-dependent glycerol-3-phosphate dehydrogenase — translation MTSKIAVLGAGSWGSVLASVLDENGNDVKLWSYNKEQVDLFNSTHTNPNYIKNHTFSESLVAYNDLAEAIDGVEYILFVVPTQVTRSVAKQVSEILARNNQKVGLIHASKGIEEGTYMRLSEVLAQEIKPENRKSISVISGPSHAEDAIQKDITLVTVASRNLGDAERVQNLFMNSYFRVYTSDDVIGVEIGAALKNIIALGAGALNGLGYKDNAKAALMTRGLAEISRLGTSFGANPLTFIGLSGVGDIIVTGTSTNSRNWRAGNELGQGKSLDEVIKNMGMVIEGISTTKAAYELSKKRGVDMPITSAIYHVLYDNADIKTTINQLMTREGRPELS, via the coding sequence ATGACAAGCAAAATTGCAGTTTTAGGTGCAGGTTCATGGGGCAGTGTATTGGCCAGTGTATTGGATGAAAATGGCAATGACGTTAAATTGTGGTCATATAATAAGGAACAAGTTGATCTATTTAACTCCACTCATACTAATCCCAACTATATTAAGAACCACACTTTCTCAGAGTCATTAGTTGCATATAATGATTTGGCTGAAGCAATTGACGGGGTGGAATACATCTTGTTCGTAGTTCCAACTCAAGTCACCAGATCAGTAGCTAAACAAGTTTCAGAAATTTTAGCTCGTAATAATCAAAAAGTTGGTTTGATTCATGCTTCCAAAGGAATTGAGGAAGGCACATACATGCGCTTATCCGAAGTTTTGGCGCAAGAAATCAAACCAGAAAATCGTAAATCAATTTCCGTAATTTCTGGTCCTAGTCATGCAGAAGATGCTATTCAAAAGGACATCACTTTAGTTACAGTTGCAAGCCGTAACTTAGGAGATGCTGAACGAGTACAAAACTTGTTTATGAACAGTTACTTCCGTGTTTATACCAGTGATGACGTGATCGGTGTTGAAATTGGTGCTGCATTAAAGAACATTATCGCTTTGGGAGCCGGAGCATTGAACGGCTTAGGTTACAAAGATAATGCTAAAGCAGCTTTGATGACCCGTGGCTTAGCTGAGATTTCTCGCTTGGGAACATCATTTGGTGCTAATCCATTAACCTTTATTGGATTATCAGGAGTGGGTGACATCATCGTTACTGGTACCAGTACTAATTCACGAAACTGGCGAGCAGGTAATGAGTTAGGCCAAGGTAAGTCACTTGATGAAGTTATCAAGAACATGGGAATGGTGATTGAGGGTATTTCCACTACCAAAGCTGCATACGAATTATCTAAGAAGCGTGGTGTTGATATGCCAATCACCAGTGCTATTTATCACGTTTTATATGACAACGCAGATATTAAAACAACAATCAATCAATTAATGACTCGTGAAGGCCGTCCAGAGCTTTCATAG
- the galU gene encoding UTP--glucose-1-phosphate uridylyltransferase GalU, whose amino-acid sequence MPKKVTKAVIPAAGLGTRFLPETKALPKEMLPIVDTPTIQFIVEEAKQSGIKDIVIVIGKGKRSIEDHFDSNPELEQNLEQKHKDEILETIRKTNDMNIYFIRQSHPRGLGDAVYTARSFIGNEPFVVMLGDDVMQDKEPLTKQLMDSYKDTGASTLAVKRVAHKDISKYGVIDPSEEITDGLYNVKKFVEKPKPEEAPSDLAIIGRYLFTPEIFGILEHTKADASGEVQLTSAIDELNQTQRVFAHEFKGERFDTGNKLSWLKTNITFGLRHPEISTGLRSYLIDLGKQLSAEKDADKK is encoded by the coding sequence ATGCCAAAAAAAGTTACTAAAGCCGTAATTCCTGCCGCAGGATTAGGAACCAGATTTTTACCAGAAACTAAGGCCTTACCAAAGGAAATGCTACCTATTGTAGATACCCCAACTATTCAATTTATCGTTGAGGAAGCTAAACAGTCAGGTATCAAAGATATCGTGATCGTTATCGGTAAGGGTAAACGTTCAATTGAAGATCACTTTGATTCTAATCCTGAATTGGAACAAAATTTGGAACAAAAACATAAAGACGAAATTTTGGAAACAATTCGTAAAACTAACGATATGAACATTTACTTTATTCGCCAATCACATCCTCGTGGATTGGGTGACGCTGTTTATACCGCAAGAAGCTTTATTGGTAACGAACCATTTGTAGTTATGCTTGGTGATGACGTTATGCAAGACAAAGAGCCTTTAACTAAGCAATTAATGGACAGTTACAAAGATACTGGAGCTTCAACATTGGCCGTTAAGCGAGTTGCTCATAAAGATATTTCTAAGTATGGGGTAATTGATCCTTCTGAAGAAATCACTGATGGATTATATAACGTTAAAAAATTCGTTGAAAAGCCTAAGCCAGAAGAAGCACCATCAGACTTAGCAATTATTGGTCGTTACTTGTTTACCCCAGAAATTTTTGGCATTCTTGAACATACCAAGGCCGATGCTTCTGGTGAAGTACAATTAACCTCAGCAATTGATGAGTTAAACCAAACTCAAAGAGTTTTTGCTCATGAATTTAAGGGTGAAAGATTCGATACTGGTAACAAATTAAGTTGGTTAAAGACTAATATCACTTTTGGTTTACGCCATCCCGAAATCTCAACTGGGCTTCGTAGTTATTTAATTGACTTAGGTAAACAATTAAGTGCAGAAAAAGATGCTGATAAAAAATAA
- the trxB gene encoding thioredoxin-disulfide reductase, which yields MTKSYDVVVIGAGPGGMTAALYASRANLSVAMIDRGIYGGQMNNTAEIENYPGFKSIMGPDLAQQMYDGSINFGAEYVYGAVEEIVDNGDTKTIKTDSEEIEAKVVIIGTGSEYKKLGVPGEKEYGGKGVSYCAVCDGAFFKNKDVVVVGGGDSAIEEGSYLSGIVNNVKVIHRRDTLRAQKIIQDRAFKNEKMDFVWNTNVVEVLGDGSKVTGVKVRNNQTNEESVVETSGVFIYVGLLPMTEPFKSLNITDVSGWIITNDKMETSVPGIYAIGDVRQKDLRQITTAVGEGGIAGQQAFKYVEALNSKTPVTD from the coding sequence ATGACCAAAAGTTATGATGTTGTAGTGATTGGTGCCGGACCTGGTGGAATGACAGCTGCACTATATGCTTCTAGAGCGAACTTGTCTGTGGCAATGATCGACAGAGGTATTTATGGTGGCCAGATGAATAATACCGCCGAGATTGAGAACTACCCTGGTTTTAAATCAATTATGGGTCCTGATTTGGCTCAACAAATGTATGATGGTTCAATTAACTTTGGAGCAGAATACGTTTATGGAGCCGTTGAAGAGATTGTCGATAATGGTGATACCAAGACAATCAAGACTGATAGTGAAGAAATCGAAGCTAAAGTAGTCATTATCGGTACTGGTTCTGAATATAAAAAATTAGGCGTTCCTGGTGAAAAAGAATACGGTGGCAAGGGTGTATCATACTGTGCTGTCTGTGATGGAGCGTTCTTTAAGAACAAGGATGTTGTCGTTGTTGGTGGTGGAGATTCTGCAATTGAAGAAGGTTCATACCTTTCAGGAATCGTAAATAACGTTAAGGTTATTCATCGTCGTGACACATTGCGTGCTCAAAAGATTATTCAAGATCGTGCATTCAAAAACGAAAAGATGGATTTTGTTTGGAATACCAACGTTGTTGAAGTTCTTGGTGATGGCAGCAAGGTTACTGGTGTTAAGGTTAGAAATAACCAAACTAACGAAGAGTCTGTAGTGGAAACTTCAGGTGTTTTCATTTATGTTGGTTTGCTACCAATGACTGAACCATTCAAGAGTCTAAACATTACTGATGTATCCGGTTGGATCATTACTAATGATAAGATGGAGACTTCGGTTCCAGGAATTTACGCAATTGGTGATGTTCGTCAAAAGGATCTTCGTCAGATCACTACTGCTGTTGGTGAAGGTGGAATTGCTGGTCAACAAGCTTTCAAGTATGTTGAAGCATTAAACTCTAAAACTCCAGTAACTGACTAA